A single window of Halotalea alkalilenta DNA harbors:
- a CDS encoding SpoVR family protein: protein MSEVHAREGLDERQPSKGSDWSFSDLERFEREIARVAAQYRLDTYPNQIEVITSEQMMDAYASVGMPVGYHHWSFGKQFLSVEQAYRRGQMGLAYELVINSDPCIAYLMEENTLMMQILVIAHACYGHNSFFKGNYLFRTWTDASAIVDYLVFARRYIAECEERHGVDAVEQLLDACHALQNYGVDRYKRPSPISAAEEAKRQSEREAYLQSQVNMLWSTIPHPLQAGGEQEDDSNDPLRLHRRGRYPAEPQENLLYFLEKNAPLLAPWQREVVRIVRKMAQYFYPQRQTQVMNEGWATFWHYTIMHQLYDERLIDEGIMLEFLQSHTSVVAQPGFDSPYYNGINPYALGFAMFTDIKRICEAPTDEDRRWFPELAGSEWLPTLHFAMQNFKDESFIQQFLSPKVMRDLRLFALLDDDREETLEIGAIHDDDGYRQLREALSSQYALGHREPDIQVWEADVYGDRSLTLRHQRSDRRPMERSVHSVLRYLHQLWGFPVRLESREGDELVQRYQWPSSDTELH from the coding sequence ATGTCTGAAGTCCATGCGCGCGAAGGGCTCGACGAGCGCCAGCCGAGCAAAGGGTCTGACTGGAGTTTCTCCGATCTCGAGCGTTTCGAGCGGGAGATCGCACGGGTAGCCGCGCAATACCGGCTCGATACCTACCCCAACCAGATCGAAGTGATCACCTCCGAACAGATGATGGATGCCTATGCCAGTGTCGGCATGCCGGTCGGGTACCATCACTGGTCGTTCGGCAAGCAGTTCCTGTCGGTCGAGCAGGCCTATCGCCGCGGGCAGATGGGACTGGCCTACGAGCTGGTGATCAATTCCGATCCCTGTATTGCCTATCTGATGGAAGAGAACACGCTGATGATGCAGATCCTGGTCATCGCGCATGCCTGCTATGGGCACAATTCGTTCTTCAAGGGCAATTACCTGTTTCGTACCTGGACCGATGCGTCGGCGATCGTCGACTACCTGGTGTTCGCCCGTCGCTACATCGCCGAATGCGAGGAGCGCCATGGGGTCGATGCGGTCGAGCAGCTGCTCGACGCCTGTCATGCGCTGCAGAACTACGGCGTCGACCGCTACAAGCGCCCGTCACCGATCTCCGCCGCCGAGGAGGCGAAGCGCCAGTCCGAGCGCGAGGCCTACCTGCAGTCGCAGGTCAACATGCTATGGAGCACCATTCCGCACCCGCTCCAGGCCGGGGGCGAGCAAGAGGATGACAGCAACGATCCGCTGCGGCTGCATCGGCGCGGACGCTATCCGGCGGAGCCGCAGGAGAACCTGCTCTACTTCCTGGAAAAGAACGCGCCGCTGCTCGCACCTTGGCAGCGCGAAGTGGTGCGCATCGTGCGTAAGATGGCGCAGTACTTCTATCCCCAGCGCCAGACTCAGGTGATGAACGAGGGGTGGGCGACCTTCTGGCACTACACCATCATGCATCAGCTCTACGACGAGAGGCTGATCGACGAGGGGATCATGCTCGAGTTCCTCCAGTCGCACACCTCGGTGGTGGCCCAGCCGGGTTTCGATAGCCCTTACTACAACGGCATCAACCCCTATGCGCTCGGCTTTGCGATGTTCACCGACATCAAGCGGATCTGCGAGGCGCCGACGGACGAGGACCGTCGCTGGTTTCCCGAGCTCGCCGGCTCGGAATGGCTGCCGACGCTGCATTTTGCGATGCAGAACTTCAAAGACGAGTCGTTCATCCAGCAGTTCCTCTCACCCAAGGTGATGCGCGATCTGCGTCTTTTCGCGCTGCTCGACGATGATCGCGAGGAGACGCTCGAGATAGGCGCCATCCATGACGACGATGGCTATCGCCAGCTCCGCGAGGCGCTTTCGTCCCAGTACGCGCTTGGCCATCGCGAGCCTGACATCCAGGTCTGGGAGGCCGACGTCTATGGTGACCGTTCGCTGACCCTGCGCCACCAGCGTAGCGACCGTCGTCCGATGGAGCGTTCGGTGCATTCGGTACTGCGCTATCTGCATCAATTATGGGGATTCCCGGTGCGGCTCGAGTCGCGCGAGGGTGATGAACTGGTTCAGCGCTACCAGTGGCCGAGCAGCGACACCGAGCTGCACTGA
- a CDS encoding YeaH/YhbH family protein translates to MSYFIDRRANARNKSAVNRQRFLRRYRSHIKRAVEESINRRSITDMERGEKVSIPARDISEPVFRHGQGGNRTVVSPGNKEFVTGDRLRRPSGGGGGNGSGDGRASNQGEGMDEFAFSLSREEFLDFVFDGLELPHLERKQLVDMREVRPVRAGVGRDGVPARMNVVRSMREAYARRIAMRAPIRRALREAQEALDEEERKDPVLRNPSRIRELKGEIEALEKRLEAVPFIDTYDLRYNQLADQPQPSNRAVMFCIMDVSGSMTQAHKDIAKRFFLLLYLFLERNYERVELVFIRHHTAAKEVDEEEFFYSRETGGTIVSSALGLLHEVIEERYPPGDWNLYVAQASDGDNWDDDSVSCRRLLDDKLMPLLRYFAYVEITPHAHQALWEEYTRVAERHGKRFAMQQIVEASDIYPVFRELFKRRQAA, encoded by the coding sequence ATGAGTTACTTCATCGATCGGCGGGCCAATGCCCGCAACAAGAGCGCAGTCAACCGGCAGCGGTTCCTGCGCCGCTACCGCAGTCACATCAAGCGCGCGGTGGAGGAGTCGATCAACCGACGCTCGATCACCGACATGGAGCGCGGCGAGAAGGTCAGCATTCCTGCCCGCGACATCTCTGAACCGGTGTTCCGCCATGGGCAGGGCGGCAATCGCACCGTCGTCAGCCCCGGCAACAAGGAGTTCGTTACCGGTGATCGCCTGCGCCGGCCCAGCGGCGGCGGTGGGGGGAACGGCAGCGGCGATGGCCGCGCGTCGAACCAGGGCGAAGGCATGGACGAGTTCGCCTTCTCTCTTTCGCGCGAGGAGTTTCTCGATTTCGTCTTCGACGGGCTGGAGCTGCCGCATCTCGAGCGCAAGCAGCTGGTCGACATGCGCGAGGTGCGTCCGGTACGGGCAGGCGTCGGGCGAGACGGAGTGCCCGCGCGGATGAACGTGGTGCGTTCGATGCGCGAGGCCTATGCCCGGCGCATCGCGATGCGCGCGCCGATTCGTCGTGCGCTGCGCGAGGCCCAGGAGGCGCTCGACGAGGAGGAACGCAAGGACCCGGTGCTGCGCAACCCATCACGGATCCGGGAGCTCAAGGGGGAGATCGAGGCGCTCGAGAAGCGGCTCGAGGCGGTGCCGTTCATCGATACCTACGACCTGCGCTACAACCAGCTGGCCGACCAGCCCCAGCCATCCAATCGGGCGGTGATGTTCTGCATCATGGATGTCTCCGGCTCGATGACCCAGGCGCACAAGGACATCGCCAAGCGTTTCTTCCTGCTGCTCTACCTGTTCCTCGAGCGTAACTACGAGCGGGTCGAGCTGGTGTTCATTCGCCACCACACCGCGGCCAAGGAGGTGGACGAGGAGGAGTTCTTCTACTCCCGTGAGACCGGCGGGACCATCGTCTCTAGCGCCCTCGGGCTGCTCCACGAGGTGATCGAGGAGCGCTATCCGCCGGGTGACTGGAATCTCTACGTCGCCCAGGCCTCGGATGGTGACAACTGGGACGATGACTCGGTCAGCTGCCGGCGACTGCTCGACGACAAGCTGATGCCGCTTTTGCGCTACTTCGCCTACGTCGAGATCACGCCCCACGCCCACCAGGCGCTGTGGGAGGAGTACACCCGGGTCGCCGAGCGGCATGGCAAGCGATTCGCGATGCAGCAGATCGTCGAGGCAAGCGATATCTATCCGGTCTTCCGCGAACTGTTCAAGCGCCGCCAGGCTGCCTGA
- a CDS encoding PrkA family serine protein kinase yields MSIFDHVQNRYQRAQQEEMSLQEYLELCRQEPGAYASAAERMLMSIGEPEVIDTSRDSRLSRIFSNKLIRRYPAFEEFYGMEEAIEQIVSYFRHAAQGLEERKQILYLLGPVGGGKSSLAERLKALMETVPFYAIKDSPVYESPLGLFGPEDAELLQKEYGIPRRYLRSLMSPWAAKRLKEYGGDLTRFKVVKLMPSRLNQVAIAKTEPGDDNNQDISALVGKIDIRKLEMFSQDDPDAYSYSGGLCRANQGLLEFVEMFKAPIKVLHPLLTATQEGNYNPTEGMGAIPFDGVVLAHSNESEWQQFRNNRNNEAFLDRVYIVKVPYTLRVTEEMKIYEKLLEHSSLSKAPCAPDTLRMLAQFSVLSRLKEPENSNVYSKMRVYDGENLKDTDPRAKSIQEYRDAAGVDEGMEGLSTRFAFKILSRVFNFDTHEVAANPVHLLYVLEQRIEQEQLPKETHERYLRFIKEYLAPRYVDFIGKEIQTAYLESYSEYGQNIFDRYVTYADFWIQDQEFREPETGELFNRQSLNEELEKIEKPAGISNPKDFRHEVVNFVLRARAQNNGRNPSWQSYEKLKGVIEHKMFANTEELLPVISFNAKASNSDRKKHEDFVARMVERGYTEKQVRLLSEWYLRVRKSQ; encoded by the coding sequence ATGAGCATCTTCGATCATGTGCAGAATCGCTATCAGCGGGCTCAGCAGGAAGAGATGAGCCTTCAGGAGTACCTGGAGCTTTGCCGGCAGGAGCCCGGGGCCTACGCCAGCGCGGCCGAACGGATGCTGATGTCGATCGGGGAACCGGAGGTGATCGATACGTCCAGGGATTCGCGCCTCTCGCGCATTTTCTCGAACAAGTTGATTCGCCGTTATCCGGCCTTCGAAGAGTTCTACGGCATGGAAGAGGCGATCGAGCAGATCGTCTCCTATTTCCGCCATGCAGCTCAGGGGCTCGAGGAACGCAAGCAGATCCTTTATCTGCTTGGTCCCGTCGGTGGCGGCAAGTCGTCGCTCGCCGAGCGTCTCAAGGCGCTGATGGAAACAGTGCCCTTCTATGCGATCAAGGATTCACCCGTCTACGAATCCCCGCTCGGGCTGTTCGGTCCCGAGGATGCCGAGCTGCTGCAGAAGGAGTACGGCATCCCGAGGCGCTACTTGCGCTCGCTGATGTCGCCCTGGGCCGCCAAACGGCTCAAGGAGTACGGTGGCGATTTGACCCGTTTCAAGGTGGTCAAGCTGATGCCCTCGCGGCTCAACCAGGTGGCGATCGCCAAGACCGAGCCGGGCGATGACAACAACCAGGACATCTCCGCGCTGGTCGGCAAGATCGACATCAGGAAGCTCGAGATGTTCTCCCAGGACGACCCCGATGCCTACAGCTACTCAGGCGGGCTGTGCCGCGCCAACCAGGGGCTGCTCGAGTTCGTCGAGATGTTCAAGGCACCGATCAAGGTGCTCCATCCGCTGCTGACCGCGACCCAGGAGGGCAACTACAACCCGACTGAAGGCATGGGGGCAATCCCGTTCGACGGGGTGGTGCTGGCGCACTCCAACGAGTCGGAATGGCAGCAGTTCCGCAACAATCGCAACAACGAGGCGTTTCTCGACCGCGTCTACATCGTCAAGGTGCCCTATACGCTGCGCGTCACCGAAGAGATGAAGATCTACGAAAAGCTGCTCGAGCACTCCTCGCTCTCCAAGGCGCCTTGCGCGCCGGATACGCTGCGTATGCTGGCGCAGTTCTCGGTGCTCTCGCGGCTCAAGGAGCCGGAGAACTCCAACGTCTACTCGAAGATGCGGGTCTACGACGGCGAGAACCTGAAGGATACCGATCCCCGCGCCAAGTCGATCCAGGAGTATCGCGACGCCGCCGGGGTCGACGAGGGGATGGAAGGGCTTTCGACTCGTTTCGCCTTCAAGATCCTCTCCAGGGTGTTCAACTTCGACACTCACGAGGTGGCGGCCAACCCGGTGCACCTGCTCTACGTGCTCGAGCAGCGCATCGAGCAGGAGCAGCTGCCCAAGGAGACCCACGAGCGCTACCTGCGCTTCATCAAGGAGTACCTGGCGCCGCGCTACGTCGACTTCATCGGCAAGGAGATCCAGACCGCCTACCTCGAGTCCTACAGTGAGTATGGGCAGAACATCTTCGACCGCTACGTCACCTACGCCGACTTCTGGATCCAGGATCAGGAGTTCCGCGAGCCCGAGACCGGCGAGCTGTTCAACCGTCAATCGCTCAACGAGGAGCTCGAGAAGATCGAGAAGCCGGCAGGCATCTCGAATCCCAAGGACTTCCGTCACGAGGTGGTCAATTTCGTGCTTCGTGCCCGGGCGCAGAACAACGGCCGCAATCCGAGCTGGCAGTCGTACGAGAAGCTCAAAGGGGTGATCGAGCACAAGATGTTCGCCAACACCGAGGAGCTGCTCCCGGTGATCTCCTTCAATGCCAAGGCGTCCAACTCCGATCGCAAGAAGCACGAGGACTTCGTCGCGCGAATGGTCGAGCGAGGCTACACCGAGAAGCAGGTGCGACTGCTCTCGGAGTGGTACCTGCGAGTGCGCAAGTCGCAGTAG
- a CDS encoding threonine aldolase family protein: MTKDPTGSRQTRHELSDQAASPRFLASDNTSGICPQALEYLLAANRGDVPAYGNDDWTARASNRFRELFETDCEVFFVFNGTAANSLALATLCQPYQSVICHQLAHIETDECGGPEFFSNGAKLLSVPGDDGKVAPLDVERMVVRRRDIHYPQPRALSITQSTEVGTLYRPDELAALREMADRHGLKVHMDGARFANACAALDLPPRALSWEAGVDVLCFSGTKNGTAVGEAVIFFDRELARGFEYRCKQAGQLASKMRFIAAPWLGLIETGAWCTNAVHANAMARHLGTGLEQLGLTPMFPVQANAVFVDLPAKAQRYLKDKGWTFYTFIGDGGARFVCAWDTSKEAVDALLEDVRAGLAGVGMQSAG; this comes from the coding sequence ATGACGAAGGATCCAACCGGCAGTCGGCAGACACGGCACGAATTGTCGGATCAGGCCGCCTCGCCGCGTTTTCTCGCCAGCGACAACACTTCGGGAATATGCCCTCAGGCGCTTGAATATCTGCTCGCAGCCAATCGAGGCGATGTGCCTGCCTACGGTAACGACGACTGGACCGCGCGTGCTTCTAACCGCTTCCGTGAGCTGTTCGAGACCGACTGCGAAGTGTTCTTCGTGTTCAATGGCACCGCGGCGAACTCGTTGGCCTTGGCGACGCTCTGCCAGCCCTATCAGTCGGTGATCTGTCATCAGCTCGCCCATATCGAAACCGATGAATGTGGCGGGCCGGAGTTCTTCTCCAATGGTGCCAAGCTGCTCAGCGTACCCGGCGACGATGGCAAGGTGGCGCCTTTGGACGTCGAACGCATGGTGGTGCGTCGGCGGGACATCCACTACCCGCAGCCGCGAGCGCTGTCGATTACCCAGTCCACCGAGGTGGGCACTCTCTATCGTCCCGATGAGCTCGCAGCGCTACGTGAAATGGCGGACCGGCATGGACTCAAGGTGCACATGGATGGTGCGCGCTTTGCCAACGCCTGCGCCGCGCTCGATCTGCCGCCTCGGGCGCTGAGCTGGGAAGCCGGGGTCGATGTGCTGTGCTTTTCGGGTACCAAGAACGGTACCGCGGTCGGTGAAGCGGTGATCTTCTTCGATCGCGAGCTGGCCCGAGGCTTCGAATACCGCTGCAAGCAGGCGGGGCAGCTGGCTTCCAAGATGCGTTTCATCGCCGCGCCTTGGCTCGGGCTGATCGAAACCGGTGCTTGGTGCACTAATGCGGTGCATGCTAACGCCATGGCACGCCATCTCGGAACTGGTTTGGAGCAACTTGGCCTCACCCCGATGTTTCCGGTACAGGCAAACGCGGTATTCGTTGATCTGCCAGCGAAAGCGCAGCGCTACCTGAAGGACAAGGGCTGGACGTTCTATACCTTCATTGGTGACGGCGGGGCACGCTTCGTCTGCGCTTGGGATACCAGCAAGGAAGCGGTCGATGCGCTGCTCGAGGACGTTCGCGCGGGATTGGCCGGCGTCGGGATGCAAAGCGCCGGATGA
- a CDS encoding LacI family DNA-binding transcriptional regulator, producing the protein MDRVRGALAQRSKRITIHEVAEDAGVSKTSVSRYLGEERKLLSETLQIRIEASIARLGFRPDRIASSLRGRRTRLIGMVVADITNPYTVMMMHGVETACRRLGYTLVVCNTDRDAELERNHLEVLRAYSVEGLVINTLGQERETLHQLVEEGLPIVLVDRRVEGLDVLTVGLDNRQAIRLGLDHLVECGFKEVLYITEPLAGISSRRERVEAFETQIRARSGQLTGALLTLDGDHQDQALISRLDRMLHEATAPAAVFCANAPVTLRVCQALDRLGALKDVGLIAIDEQDWSALVAGGITTLAQPTDAIGEAAMTALVHGGHDGDGELSHRVFPATLKPRGSTTARAKPMHSNA; encoded by the coding sequence ATGGATAGAGTCAGAGGCGCGCTCGCGCAGCGCAGCAAGCGCATCACCATCCACGAGGTCGCCGAGGACGCAGGAGTTTCCAAGACCAGCGTCTCGCGCTATCTCGGCGAAGAACGCAAGCTGCTCTCCGAGACGCTGCAGATACGCATCGAAGCCTCCATCGCGCGCCTCGGCTTCCGACCCGATCGCATCGCCAGCAGCCTGCGCGGAAGGCGTACCCGGCTGATCGGCATGGTCGTGGCCGACATCACCAACCCCTACACGGTGATGATGATGCACGGCGTCGAAACCGCCTGCCGACGACTCGGCTATACCCTGGTGGTATGCAACACCGACCGGGACGCCGAACTCGAACGCAACCATCTGGAAGTGCTGCGCGCCTACAGCGTCGAAGGACTAGTGATCAATACCCTCGGCCAGGAGCGCGAGACACTGCACCAGTTGGTCGAAGAAGGTCTACCGATCGTGCTGGTCGACCGCCGGGTGGAAGGCCTCGATGTACTCACCGTCGGCCTGGACAATCGCCAAGCGATCCGGCTCGGCCTCGACCACTTGGTCGAGTGTGGTTTCAAGGAGGTGCTCTACATCACCGAACCACTGGCGGGGATCAGTTCACGCCGCGAGCGGGTCGAAGCCTTCGAAACGCAGATCCGGGCACGCTCGGGCCAGCTCACCGGCGCGCTGCTGACGCTGGATGGGGATCATCAGGATCAAGCGCTGATCTCGAGGCTCGATCGAATGCTGCACGAGGCAACGGCGCCGGCGGCGGTGTTCTGCGCCAACGCACCGGTGACGCTACGAGTCTGTCAGGCGCTCGATCGTCTCGGCGCATTGAAAGACGTCGGGCTGATCGCGATCGATGAGCAGGACTGGTCTGCGCTGGTCGCAGGCGGAATCACCACTCTCGCCCAGCCCACCGACGCGATCGGCGAAGCAGCGATGACCGCCCTGGTCCACGGCGGGCACGATGGGGATGGCGAGCTTTCCCATCGCGTGTTTCCAGCCACGCTCAAGCCTCGCGGTTCGACCACCGCCCGCGCCAAGCCGATGCACTCCAACGCTTGA
- a CDS encoding sugar phosphate isomerase/epimerase family protein, with translation MSTPVFVCTSSFGARYVRQHGQAHAARLARDAGASGVEIRQELIDLRDQPLSRLGADIAELGLDCHYSSTELLWLGEHLNDRIEESIEVAQTLGAKLLKVAIGNLPEREEVRDETLAKLDRMLEGRSLVLALENDQTPRAGTPEALLGALDAFDRAGIYVGITFDIGNWRWLGINAHDAAQMLGERVIYVHCKGVVQRQQSLHATPPSALELAEWSAYWHQFPAQVARSIEFPLVSSDDIDHPDETLVAAARPWIERLAHF, from the coding sequence ATGAGTACACCCGTCTTCGTCTGCACCTCTTCTTTCGGCGCCCGTTACGTGCGCCAGCACGGGCAGGCCCATGCGGCACGGCTGGCGCGCGACGCCGGTGCCAGTGGCGTGGAGATCCGCCAGGAGCTGATCGATCTGCGCGACCAGCCCTTGTCCCGACTCGGTGCCGATATCGCCGAACTGGGGCTCGATTGCCACTACTCGAGCACCGAGCTGCTCTGGCTCGGCGAGCATCTCAATGACCGCATCGAAGAGTCGATCGAGGTCGCGCAGACGCTGGGCGCCAAGCTATTGAAGGTGGCGATAGGAAATCTGCCGGAGCGCGAGGAGGTACGCGACGAGACGCTGGCCAAGCTCGATCGGATGCTCGAAGGCCGCTCGCTCGTGCTTGCGCTCGAGAACGACCAGACCCCAAGAGCTGGCACGCCCGAGGCGCTGCTGGGGGCGCTCGACGCATTCGATCGCGCGGGCATTTATGTCGGCATCACTTTCGATATCGGCAACTGGCGCTGGCTCGGCATCAATGCCCACGATGCGGCACAGATGCTCGGCGAGCGCGTGATCTACGTGCACTGCAAGGGGGTGGTCCAGCGCCAGCAGTCGCTTCATGCCACTCCCCCGAGCGCGCTGGAACTCGCCGAATGGTCGGCCTATTGGCATCAGTTCCCAGCGCAGGTGGCACGCAGCATCGAGTTTCCGCTGGTCAGCAGCGACGATATCGATCACCCCGATGAGACCCTGGTCGCCGCCGCGCGCCCGTGGATCGAGCGCCTCGCCCACTTCTGA
- a CDS encoding sugar kinase, whose product MTPSHRHSTSAVESDFDYDVAGFGESMALFTAQQAGDLAQATQFEKSVSGADSNVATGLARLGFKVLWHSRVGADSFGRFIIDALQREGIDCSPVSTDDDAPTGFQIKSRREDGRDPEVESFRRDTAASRMSIDDIDDRLLRARHLHCTGIPPALGPRARELSHEAMRRMRAAGRSISFDTNLRPGLWPDRATMVAEVNALACLADWVLPGIEEGRLLTGHQTPEAIADFYLARGVKQVVIKLGADGAFYKDASGERLRQPPIPVAQVVDTVGAGDGFAVGFISARLDGLDAAAAVLRGALIGARQVQVLGDSAGLPDRAALEQLLAARPVTSPA is encoded by the coding sequence ATGACTCCATCGCATCGCCATTCCACCAGCGCGGTCGAAAGCGATTTCGACTACGACGTCGCCGGCTTCGGCGAAAGCATGGCGCTGTTCACCGCCCAGCAGGCGGGCGATCTGGCCCAGGCGACGCAGTTCGAGAAAAGCGTCTCCGGCGCCGACAGCAACGTCGCCACGGGGCTGGCCCGCCTCGGGTTCAAGGTGCTCTGGCACTCTCGCGTCGGCGCCGACAGCTTCGGGCGTTTCATCATCGACGCCCTGCAGCGCGAAGGCATCGATTGCTCACCAGTGAGCACCGACGACGACGCCCCCACCGGCTTCCAGATCAAGTCGCGTCGCGAGGACGGTAGAGACCCCGAGGTCGAGTCGTTTCGTCGGGACACCGCGGCCAGCCGGATGTCGATCGACGATATCGACGACCGCCTGCTCCGCGCTCGTCACCTGCACTGCACCGGGATTCCTCCCGCGCTTGGCCCGCGCGCCCGTGAGCTGAGCCACGAGGCGATGCGCCGCATGCGCGCGGCGGGGCGAAGCATTTCCTTCGACACCAACCTGCGCCCGGGACTGTGGCCCGACCGCGCGACCATGGTGGCGGAGGTCAACGCCCTCGCCTGCCTCGCCGACTGGGTGCTGCCCGGCATCGAGGAAGGGCGGCTCCTGACCGGCCACCAAACCCCCGAAGCGATCGCCGACTTCTATCTCGCGCGCGGCGTGAAGCAGGTGGTCATCAAGCTCGGCGCCGACGGCGCCTTCTACAAGGATGCCAGCGGCGAGCGCTTGCGCCAGCCGCCGATTCCGGTCGCCCAGGTGGTCGACACCGTGGGCGCCGGGGATGGCTTTGCCGTCGGCTTCATCAGCGCCCGCCTCGACGGACTGGACGCCGCCGCCGCGGTGCTGCGCGGTGCGCTGATCGGGGCGCGCCAGGTGCAGGTACTCGGCGACAGCGCCGGCCTGCCGGATCGCGCCGCGCTGGAGCAGCTGCTAGCCGCCCGTCCGGTGACCAGCCCGGCCTGA
- a CDS encoding MFS transporter, whose translation MATMSTTSHGSQQAEAKIDNKDLRRAAWACSLGSALEYYDFALYSLASALIFGPLFFPEQTVAMQLILSFGTYFLGFAVRPIGGIVFGALGDRLGRKFVLTTTVMLMGVSSTLIGLLPTFHSAGYLAPALLVMLRICQGLGAGAEQAGAAVLMTEYAPKGKRGFYAALPFTGVQAGTVLAAGVYFLMLYGVEDITASWLWRVPFLCSAVIVGVALYMRLHMKESPTFTKLAAREQVAENPLRQVIRHSKRNVLTGIGLRMAENGGSSIYQALAVSYIAGVVGVQGPIGALSLVSAATIGAFTVLFAGIASDHFGRRAVYRFFAIFQLVIAFPAWWVLSQGEIFSTIAAITVALGIGTWGMFGTQGSLMPELFGARYRYMGVSISREVSSVLAGGIAPLIGAALIAATAAWMGGDPAMRVHAWIPIAAYLSLLTLITVVVSFRMPETLNRDLDAHEDAK comes from the coding sequence ATGGCCACGATGTCCACTACCAGCCACGGCTCCCAACAGGCCGAGGCAAAGATAGACAACAAGGATCTCAGACGCGCCGCCTGGGCCTGCTCGCTCGGCAGCGCCCTGGAGTACTACGACTTCGCCCTCTACAGCCTCGCTTCGGCGCTGATCTTCGGGCCGCTGTTCTTTCCCGAGCAGACCGTGGCGATGCAGCTGATCCTGAGCTTCGGCACCTACTTCCTCGGCTTCGCCGTGCGTCCTATAGGCGGCATCGTATTCGGTGCCCTGGGTGATCGGCTCGGGCGCAAGTTCGTACTGACCACCACGGTCATGCTGATGGGGGTCTCGAGCACCCTGATCGGCCTGCTGCCGACCTTCCATTCGGCCGGCTACCTGGCGCCCGCGCTGCTGGTGATGCTGCGTATCTGCCAGGGCCTCGGCGCCGGCGCCGAGCAGGCGGGCGCCGCGGTGCTGATGACCGAGTACGCGCCGAAGGGCAAACGGGGCTTCTATGCCGCGCTGCCGTTCACCGGCGTGCAGGCCGGCACGGTGCTTGCCGCCGGGGTCTATTTCCTGATGCTCTACGGCGTCGAGGACATCACCGCAAGCTGGCTCTGGCGCGTGCCCTTCCTCTGCAGCGCAGTGATCGTCGGCGTAGCGCTCTACATGCGACTGCACATGAAGGAATCACCGACCTTCACCAAGCTCGCCGCCCGCGAACAGGTCGCCGAGAATCCCCTGCGCCAAGTGATTCGCCACTCCAAGCGCAACGTGCTGACCGGCATCGGCCTGCGCATGGCGGAAAACGGCGGGTCGTCGATCTACCAGGCGCTGGCGGTCAGCTACATCGCAGGCGTGGTCGGCGTGCAGGGGCCGATCGGGGCGCTCTCGCTGGTGAGCGCCGCCACCATCGGCGCATTCACCGTGCTGTTCGCCGGCATCGCCAGCGATCACTTCGGCCGGCGGGCGGTCTACCGTTTCTTCGCCATCTTCCAGCTGGTGATCGCCTTTCCGGCCTGGTGGGTACTGAGCCAAGGTGAGATCTTCTCGACGATCGCGGCGATCACCGTCGCGCTAGGGATCGGCACCTGGGGGATGTTCGGCACTCAAGGCTCACTGATGCCCGAGCTGTTCGGCGCCCGCTATCGCTACATGGGCGTGTCGATCTCACGCGAGGTATCCTCGGTGCTCGCCGGCGGTATCGCTCCGCTGATCGGCGCCGCGCTGATCGCCGCCACCGCGGCCTGGATGGGCGGCGACCCGGCGATGCGCGTCCATGCATGGATACCGATCGCCGCCTATTTGTCGCTGCTCACCTTAATTACCGTCGTGGTCTCCTTCCGCATGCCCGAGACGCTCAACCGCGATCTCGATGCCCACGAGGACGCCAAATGA